From the Paludibacterium paludis genome, one window contains:
- a CDS encoding PHA/PHB synthase family protein, with amino-acid sequence MLPIWYAWLDPFMLGPIIQKAGLAWGQHPGELVAVWHNWSQDVWRWQGAAWQGWITPKSEDPFPAKEDDQRFTQAIWQESPFWDSIKEWYLFNTRWLQDTLYITPDLDDRERNLAAFWLRQWLNAIAPTNFLPLNPVAQHRALETRGESLLAGARNFLRDVAEGSIAMTDRDAFQVGKNLATTPGSVVYRGKLLEVIHYQAESDKVHAVPMVIVSPWINKYYVLDLDDKKSLIRFLVKQGFSVFVTSWKNPGPEDSELAFDDYVTEGIDRIAEVAREISGNATVHVTGYCIGGTLTSLWLAWLARRKEADKVASATLLTTLTDFERPGDIEVFIDEDGLAFIDRKMAQQGFLDGKDMAASFRMLRSNSLIWNYWVGNYLMGETPKAFDILYWNMDTTRMPRKMHSFYLREFYQHNKLKDPDALTIAGQKIDLGRITTPLFMVSTEEDHIAPWKQTWKLIPRVASELTFTLSSSGHILGIVNPPSPTSRRQYWQGRPGRTENPEEWFAEQACQPGSWWPSWVEWLAPRSGGMVDFKMSSRKHPRLCDAPGTYVLE; translated from the coding sequence ATGCTTCCCATCTGGTATGCCTGGCTCGATCCGTTCATGCTCGGTCCCATCATCCAGAAGGCCGGCCTCGCCTGGGGACAGCACCCTGGCGAACTGGTCGCCGTCTGGCACAACTGGAGCCAGGATGTCTGGCGCTGGCAAGGTGCGGCGTGGCAGGGCTGGATCACGCCAAAAAGCGAGGACCCGTTCCCGGCCAAGGAAGACGATCAGCGCTTTACCCAGGCGATCTGGCAAGAGAGTCCATTCTGGGATTCGATCAAGGAATGGTATCTGTTCAACACCCGCTGGCTGCAGGACACGCTATACATCACACCGGATCTTGACGATCGAGAGCGCAATCTTGCCGCGTTCTGGCTGCGGCAGTGGCTCAACGCCATCGCGCCCACCAATTTTCTCCCGCTCAATCCGGTCGCCCAGCACAGGGCGCTGGAAACTCGCGGCGAAAGCCTGCTGGCCGGCGCACGCAATTTTCTCAGGGACGTCGCCGAAGGATCGATCGCCATGACGGACCGCGATGCCTTCCAGGTCGGCAAGAATCTCGCCACCACCCCCGGCTCGGTGGTGTACCGCGGCAAGCTCTTGGAAGTCATTCATTATCAGGCCGAAAGCGACAAGGTTCATGCCGTGCCGATGGTGATCGTCTCCCCATGGATCAACAAATACTATGTTCTCGATCTTGACGACAAAAAGAGCCTGATCCGGTTTCTGGTCAAGCAGGGTTTCTCGGTGTTCGTCACCAGTTGGAAAAACCCCGGCCCCGAGGACAGCGAACTCGCGTTCGACGATTATGTCACCGAGGGTATTGACCGCATCGCCGAGGTGGCGCGGGAAATCTCGGGCAACGCCACCGTGCATGTCACAGGCTACTGCATCGGCGGCACGCTGACCTCCCTGTGGCTGGCCTGGCTCGCCCGCCGAAAGGAGGCGGACAAGGTCGCTTCCGCCACGCTGCTGACCACGCTCACCGACTTCGAGCGCCCCGGCGACATCGAAGTGTTCATCGACGAGGACGGGCTGGCGTTCATCGACCGCAAGATGGCGCAGCAAGGCTTCCTTGACGGCAAGGACATGGCGGCGAGCTTCCGCATGCTGCGCTCGAACAGCCTGATCTGGAATTATTGGGTCGGCAACTATCTGATGGGGGAAACCCCCAAGGCCTTCGACATCCTGTACTGGAACATGGACACCACACGGATGCCGCGCAAGATGCACAGCTTCTACCTGCGCGAGTTCTATCAGCACAACAAGCTCAAGGACCCTGACGCGCTGACCATCGCCGGCCAGAAAATCGACCTTGGCCGGATCACGACGCCCCTCTTCATGGTGTCGACCGAAGAAGATCACATCGCGCCCTGGAAGCAAACCTGGAAGCTGATTCCCCGCGTGGCGTCCGAACTGACCTTCACCCTGTCCAGCAGCGGGCACATTCTCGGCATCGTCAACCCACCCTCGCCGACATCCCGGCGCCAGTACTGGCAGGGGCGGCCCGGCCGCACGGAAAACCCTGAGGAGTGGTTCGCCGAGCAGGCATGCCAGCCGGGCTCCTGGTGGCCGTCCTGGGTGGAATGGCTCGCGCCGCGCAGCGGCGGGATGGTCGACTTCAAAATGTCCAGCCGCAAACACCCGAGGCTGTGCGATGCGCCGGGCACCTACGTGCTGGAATAA
- a CDS encoding MarC family protein, protein MQTSFLSATVLLVLITDPLGNIPLFISALKQVKPERRRKVVYRECLIAFTVLLTFMFFGREFLDLMHLTDESMRIAGGVILFLIALKMIFPSGAGHAEKLQGEPFIVPIAIPLIAGPSAMATVLLLATREPGRMPEWIGALSLCMLITTLVFLFSVKLQKWLGEQAITALERLMGLVLTAISIEMLLGGITSYIRNIH, encoded by the coding sequence ATGCAAACCTCGTTTCTGTCCGCCACCGTCCTGCTGGTCCTGATCACCGACCCGCTGGGCAACATTCCGCTGTTCATTTCCGCCCTGAAGCAGGTCAAGCCCGAGCGGCGCCGCAAAGTGGTCTACCGCGAATGCCTGATCGCCTTCACCGTGCTCTTGACCTTCATGTTTTTCGGAAGGGAGTTTCTCGACCTGATGCACCTGACGGACGAATCGATGCGCATCGCGGGCGGGGTGATCCTGTTTCTCATCGCCCTGAAAATGATTTTTCCATCGGGCGCCGGGCATGCCGAAAAACTGCAGGGAGAACCGTTCATCGTGCCGATCGCGATTCCCCTGATCGCCGGCCCTTCGGCCATGGCCACCGTGCTCCTGCTCGCCACCCGCGAGCCTGGCCGCATGCCCGAGTGGATCGGCGCGTTGAGCCTGTGCATGCTGATCACGACGCTCGTCTTCCTGTTTTCCGTGAAATTGCAGAAATGGCTGGGAGAGCAGGCGATCACGGCCCTGGAACGGTTGATGGGGCTCGTCCTGACCGCCATCTCGATCGAAATGCTGCTGGGCGGCATCACCTCCTACATCCGCAATATTCACTGA
- a CDS encoding THUMP domain-containing class I SAM-dependent RNA methyltransferase — MATFRARQRASQRRDVNQPRRQFGPERDDSADERAGPAAPASPRGAQDPRAPAPKASDKPLARQTGPRNTPPAGKDRSPADTPAAKGGPMKAPFISRREDDRRDDRAAPHPGAHGKRQPSRDRTDKPFGQKRDAAPSGNAGATKTPFITRRNDDNRDSRGSRSGPPRDDSAPRRGKRAAISLSYFAPCPRGLETVLADELRALGAEGIEPADGGVAFSGDRALMMRANLWCRSASRILVKLASGPYQSERAVNALAMQVDWPAWFSVERTIKVKTDAAGARIKSLDYVSLTVKDAICDRFRQAMLGRPSVDTRTPDMRVQVFLTRDTASIYLDTSGEALFKRGWRDETGDAPLRENLAAGILRLAGYDGSQPLLDPMCGSGTFLVEAADIALNRAPGRQRRFAFEKFQDFDDAAWQAIRDDAARSAKSIAPLNIHGSDNSPAMIAIATRTLERAGLADAVSLRCADLFDVTPPAPEGLLVTNPPYGVRLDEQETLAALYPKLGDWLKRNFAGWTAHVFTGDLRLAKLIRLTTKRRVPLFNGSLDCRLFEIPVTAGSARKESRD, encoded by the coding sequence ATGGCCACATTCCGCGCCCGCCAACGCGCCAGCCAGCGCCGCGATGTCAACCAGCCGCGCCGCCAGTTCGGTCCGGAACGCGATGACAGCGCCGACGAACGCGCCGGCCCAGCGGCTCCCGCTTCGCCTCGCGGCGCCCAGGATCCGCGCGCCCCCGCGCCCAAAGCGTCGGACAAGCCGCTCGCCCGGCAAACGGGACCGCGGAACACGCCACCCGCCGGAAAAGATCGCTCCCCGGCCGACACGCCGGCCGCAAAAGGCGGACCGATGAAAGCGCCGTTCATCTCCCGCCGCGAGGACGATCGCCGCGACGACCGCGCCGCGCCGCATCCGGGCGCGCACGGCAAGCGACAACCCTCGCGCGACAGAACCGACAAACCGTTCGGCCAAAAACGCGACGCCGCCCCGTCCGGCAATGCCGGCGCGACCAAAACGCCGTTCATCACCCGCCGCAACGATGACAATCGCGACAGCCGCGGCAGCCGGTCCGGACCGCCGCGGGACGACAGCGCGCCAAGGCGCGGCAAGCGCGCCGCCATCTCCCTGAGCTATTTCGCTCCCTGCCCGCGCGGCCTCGAAACCGTGCTGGCTGACGAATTGCGGGCGCTGGGCGCCGAGGGGATCGAGCCCGCCGACGGCGGGGTCGCCTTTAGCGGCGACCGTGCCCTGATGATGCGCGCCAACCTGTGGTGCCGCAGCGCAAGCCGCATTCTTGTGAAACTGGCGAGCGGCCCCTATCAGAGCGAACGCGCCGTCAACGCCCTGGCCATGCAGGTCGACTGGCCGGCGTGGTTTTCCGTTGAACGCACCATCAAGGTCAAGACCGACGCCGCCGGCGCCCGGATCAAGAGCCTCGATTACGTCTCCCTGACCGTCAAGGACGCCATCTGCGACCGCTTCCGTCAGGCGATGCTGGGCCGGCCGAGCGTGGACACGCGCACGCCGGACATGCGCGTACAGGTGTTCCTCACGCGCGATACCGCCTCGATCTATCTGGACACCAGCGGCGAGGCGCTGTTCAAGCGCGGCTGGCGCGACGAGACCGGCGACGCTCCCCTCCGGGAAAACCTCGCCGCCGGCATCCTGCGGCTGGCGGGCTACGACGGCAGCCAGCCGCTGCTCGACCCGATGTGCGGCAGCGGCACCTTCCTCGTCGAAGCCGCCGATATCGCGCTCAACCGCGCCCCCGGTCGCCAGCGCCGTTTCGCCTTCGAAAAATTCCAGGACTTCGACGATGCCGCCTGGCAGGCGATCCGCGACGACGCCGCCCGCTCGGCCAAGTCGATCGCGCCGTTGAACATCCACGGCAGCGACAACAGCCCGGCCATGATCGCGATCGCCACGCGCACGCTCGAACGCGCCGGGCTCGCCGATGCCGTGTCGCTGCGCTGCGCGGACCTGTTCGACGTGACGCCTCCCGCGCCGGAAGGACTGCTGGTCACCAACCCGCCCTATGGCGTGCGGCTTGACGAGCAGGAAACGCTCGCCGCCCTCTATCCGAAACTCGGGGACTGGCTCAAACGCAACTTCGCGGGCTGGACCGCCCACGTGTTCACCGGCGACCTGCGGCTGGCCAAACTGATCCGCCTGACCACGAAGCGGCGTGTGCCGCTGTTCAACGGTTCGCTCGACTGCCGGCTGTTCGAGATTCCGGTGACCGCCGGCAGCGCCCGCAAAGAGTCCAGGGACTGA
- a CDS encoding NUDIX domain-containing protein, whose product MAVHDGKVRLCRRPPSGIWGGLLSLPEFAASGEAEAWLDAHGEGDVLPAWAEFEHVFSHYKLIITPLPVVMTRCDAGASEPGDVWLPLDGAAEAGVPAPVRRLLLKLTNPDRTLD is encoded by the coding sequence ATGGCCGTGCACGACGGCAAGGTGCGGTTGTGCCGCCGTCCGCCGTCCGGCATCTGGGGCGGTCTGCTGTCCCTGCCGGAGTTCGCCGCCAGCGGCGAGGCCGAAGCCTGGCTCGACGCGCACGGAGAGGGCGATGTCCTGCCTGCGTGGGCGGAATTCGAGCATGTGTTTTCGCATTACAAGCTGATCATCACCCCCTTGCCCGTGGTGATGACGCGCTGTGATGCCGGAGCCTCCGAGCCGGGCGATGTATGGTTGCCCCTCGATGGCGCCGCCGAAGCCGGAGTGCCAGCGCCGGTGCGGCGGCTGTTGCTGAAGCTGACCAATCCAGACAGAACGCTTGACTGA
- a CDS encoding RelA/SpoT family protein: MVSVVRTVADTLADAADTRRWLEHLAASLPDRESELLIRAFDAASEMYRDKTVPVTGEDLFSHAVSAAAIVADLNLLTDAIVATLLFRVPDFRDDWQEWLAANFNKTVVMLVDGVNRVRRLTEVARIDRLDTPEERARQAETMRKMLLAMVEDIRVVLIKLAWRTQTMHYLPECPEPVRRQIAQETMDVFAPLANRLGVWQIKWELEDLGFRHMEPEDYKKIAKLLDERRLERIDYIERVLVDLRKALADAGIKGEVAGRPKHIYSIWRKMRKKNLDFAELYDIRAVRVLVERMQDCYTVLGLIHSMWQPIPGEFDDYISHPKANDYRSLHTAVIGPDDRGIEVQIRTFEMHEHAEFGVAAHWRYKEGGKGDARYEEKIAWLRQLLDWREEMSDRSGLAEAFKTELFTDTIYVLTPAGRVLSLPQGATPIDFAYALHSDLGHRCRGAKVEGQIVPLSTPLENGQRVEILAAKEGGPSVNWLHEGWVKSHRAISKIRQYIRMQNADVVRETGRQLFERELARHPHHKLNLSTLTEKLGYEKLDEVYGALGHGELTMRSVAQALESLSPAPVREVTAEDVVRASKGGHDAGGILIEGVDNLMTVLAKCCKPAPPDSVVGFVTRGRGISIHRSHCLTLKRLSVEAPERLIAADWGDQRNSVFPIDVEVTAQDRPGMLRDISDVFSREKLNVIGVNTMSRDLRTRLRFTVEVRQVNEISRVLARVLEVSGVQEARRL; encoded by the coding sequence ATGGTATCCGTTGTCCGAACCGTTGCCGATACGCTTGCCGACGCCGCCGATACGCGTCGTTGGCTCGAGCACCTTGCCGCCTCGCTGCCCGACCGGGAAAGCGAGCTGCTGATCCGCGCTTTCGACGCCGCGAGCGAGATGTACCGCGACAAAACGGTGCCGGTCACCGGCGAGGACCTGTTCAGTCATGCCGTTTCGGCGGCGGCCATCGTCGCGGATCTGAACCTGCTGACCGACGCGATCGTGGCGACCTTATTGTTCCGAGTGCCGGACTTCCGGGACGACTGGCAGGAATGGCTGGCCGCGAACTTCAACAAGACAGTGGTCATGCTGGTCGACGGCGTCAATCGAGTGCGCCGCCTGACCGAAGTGGCGCGCATCGATCGCCTGGATACACCCGAAGAGCGGGCGCGCCAGGCCGAAACCATGCGCAAGATGCTGCTGGCGATGGTCGAGGACATCCGGGTGGTGCTGATCAAGCTCGCCTGGCGCACGCAGACCATGCACTATCTGCCCGAGTGTCCGGAGCCGGTGCGCCGGCAGATCGCCCAGGAGACCATGGACGTGTTCGCGCCGCTGGCCAACCGCCTTGGCGTCTGGCAGATCAAGTGGGAGCTGGAGGATCTGGGGTTCCGCCACATGGAGCCCGAGGATTACAAGAAAATCGCCAAGCTGCTCGATGAGCGCCGGCTGGAGCGGATCGATTACATCGAGCGGGTGCTCGTCGACTTGCGCAAGGCGTTGGCCGATGCCGGCATCAAGGGCGAGGTGGCGGGGCGGCCGAAGCACATCTACAGCATCTGGCGCAAGATGCGCAAAAAGAACCTCGATTTCGCCGAACTGTACGATATCCGCGCGGTGCGCGTGCTGGTCGAACGCATGCAGGACTGCTACACGGTGCTCGGACTGATCCACAGCATGTGGCAGCCGATTCCCGGTGAATTCGACGACTATATCTCCCATCCGAAGGCCAACGATTACCGCAGCCTGCACACCGCGGTCATCGGTCCGGACGACCGTGGCATCGAAGTGCAGATCCGCACCTTCGAAATGCACGAACACGCCGAGTTCGGCGTCGCGGCGCACTGGCGCTACAAGGAAGGCGGCAAGGGCGACGCCCGGTACGAGGAAAAAATCGCCTGGCTGCGCCAACTGCTCGACTGGCGCGAGGAGATGTCGGACAGGAGCGGCCTGGCCGAAGCCTTCAAGACCGAGCTGTTCACCGACACCATTTACGTGCTGACGCCGGCCGGGCGGGTACTGTCGTTGCCGCAGGGCGCGACCCCGATCGACTTCGCCTACGCCCTGCATTCGGATCTTGGCCACCGTTGCCGCGGCGCCAAGGTCGAGGGGCAGATCGTGCCGCTGTCGACACCGCTCGAGAACGGCCAGCGCGTGGAAATCCTCGCCGCCAAGGAAGGCGGCCCGAGCGTCAACTGGCTGCATGAAGGCTGGGTGAAGAGTCACCGCGCGATCTCGAAGATCCGTCAGTATATCCGCATGCAAAACGCCGATGTGGTGAGGGAAACCGGGCGGCAACTGTTCGAACGCGAATTGGCCCGCCATCCGCATCACAAGCTCAATCTGTCGACGCTCACGGAAAAACTCGGTTACGAGAAGCTCGACGAAGTCTACGGCGCGCTCGGCCATGGCGAGCTGACCATGCGCTCGGTCGCCCAGGCGCTGGAAAGCCTGTCGCCGGCTCCGGTGCGGGAGGTGACGGCCGAGGATGTGGTGCGGGCCAGCAAGGGCGGACACGACGCGGGCGGCATTCTCATCGAGGGCGTGGACAACCTGATGACGGTGTTGGCCAAGTGCTGCAAGCCCGCGCCGCCGGACAGCGTGGTGGGCTTCGTGACGCGTGGCCGCGGCATCTCCATCCATCGCAGCCACTGCCTGACGCTCAAGCGCCTGTCGGTGGAGGCGCCCGAACGGTTGATCGCGGCGGATTGGGGCGACCAGCGCAACAGCGTGTTTCCCATCGACGTCGAGGTGACGGCGCAGGACCGTCCGGGCATGCTCCGGGATATTTCCGATGTGTTCTCGCGCGAAAAGCTCAATGTGATCGGCGTGAACACCATGAGCCGTGACCTGCGCACCCGTTTGCGCTTCACGGTGGAAGTGAGGCAGGTCAATGAGATCAGCCGGGTACTCGCGCGCGTGCTTGAAGTCTCCGGCGTGCAGGAAGCGCGGCGGCTGTGA
- the deoC gene encoding deoxyribose-phosphate aldolase → MSDLILAARRALSLMDLTTLNDDDSDVKVAELCRKAAGPAGRVAAVCVYPRFVPVAKKTLTEQGSPEVRVATVTNFPAGGEDVAIAVAETRASIAYGADEVDVVFPYRALMAGNTALGEELVRACKAACQGRTLKVIIESGELKDAVLIREASLISISAGADFIKTSTGKVPVNATLEAARIMLEAIRDTGATCGFKAAGGVRSAEEAAEYLALADGLMGEAWVTPAHFRFGASSLLANLEATLGHGKGGDATGY, encoded by the coding sequence ATGTCCGATCTGATTCTGGCGGCTCGCCGCGCTCTCTCCCTGATGGACCTGACCACGCTGAACGACGACGACTCCGACGTCAAGGTGGCCGAGTTGTGCCGCAAGGCGGCGGGTCCGGCAGGCCGCGTGGCGGCTGTGTGCGTGTATCCGCGTTTTGTCCCCGTTGCCAAGAAGACCCTGACCGAACAAGGTTCGCCCGAAGTCCGGGTCGCCACGGTGACCAATTTCCCCGCCGGCGGTGAAGATGTCGCGATCGCCGTGGCGGAAACCCGCGCGTCGATCGCCTACGGCGCCGACGAAGTGGATGTGGTGTTCCCCTATCGCGCGCTGATGGCGGGCAATACCGCGCTGGGCGAAGAGCTGGTGCGCGCCTGCAAGGCGGCCTGCCAGGGCCGAACGCTCAAGGTGATCATCGAAAGCGGCGAGCTGAAGGATGCCGTCCTGATCCGCGAAGCCAGCCTGATCTCGATCAGCGCCGGCGCCGATTTCATCAAGACCTCGACCGGCAAGGTGCCGGTCAACGCCACGCTGGAAGCCGCGCGCATCATGCTCGAAGCGATCCGCGACACCGGCGCGACCTGCGGCTTCAAGGCGGCGGGCGGCGTGCGCAGCGCCGAAGAGGCGGCCGAATACCTGGCGCTGGCCGATGGCCTGATGGGCGAAGCCTGGGTGACCCCGGCGCATTTCCGCTTCGGCGCGTCCAGCCTGCTCGCCAATCTCGAAGCCACTCTGGGCCATGGCAAGGGCGGCGACGCCACGGGCTACTGA
- the deoA gene encoding thymidine phosphorylase, whose amino-acid sequence MFLPQEFISKKRDNLPLSDDDIRAFVAGIKDGSVAESQIAAFGMAVYFNGLSMDENVTLTLAMRDSGRRMRWDDLGLDGPVVDKHSTGGVGDVVSLMLGPMVAACGGYVPMISGRGLGHTGGTLDKLSAIPGYDPFPSADEFRRLVKEVGVSIIGQTDDLAPADRRFYATRDITATVESIPLITASILSKKLAAGLDSLVMDVKTGTGAFMPTLEKSIALARRIVEVGNGAGVATSALVTDMNQPLATTAGNSLETIEAVRYLKGEHRAARLHEITMALCAEMLIAGSLARDEAEARGKLQHALDSGRAAEVFGRMVAEMGGPADFMDAPERHLEAAPIIRPVYADRAGFVSSMDTRGLGMAVCALGGGRRQSGDTLDYRVGLSHFVELGQSLTLETPLAMVHAASEESWQEAARRVRASVALADEAPTVNPLVHRIIRRDAI is encoded by the coding sequence ATGTTTCTGCCGCAAGAATTCATCAGCAAAAAACGCGACAACCTGCCGCTGTCGGATGACGATATCCGCGCGTTCGTCGCGGGCATCAAGGATGGCTCCGTGGCCGAGAGCCAGATCGCCGCGTTCGGCATGGCGGTGTATTTCAACGGTCTGTCCATGGACGAGAACGTCACGCTGACGCTGGCGATGCGCGACTCGGGCCGCCGCATGCGCTGGGACGACCTCGGGCTCGATGGTCCGGTGGTCGACAAGCATTCCACCGGCGGGGTCGGCGACGTGGTGTCGCTGATGCTCGGGCCGATGGTCGCCGCCTGCGGCGGCTATGTGCCGATGATCTCCGGGCGCGGCCTGGGGCACACCGGCGGCACGCTCGACAAGCTGTCCGCGATCCCCGGTTACGATCCTTTCCCGTCGGCCGACGAGTTTCGCCGTCTGGTGAAGGAAGTGGGTGTGTCGATCATCGGCCAGACCGACGATCTGGCGCCCGCGGACCGGCGCTTTTACGCGACGCGCGATATCACCGCCACCGTCGAGTCCATTCCGCTGATCACCGCGTCCATTCTCTCCAAGAAACTGGCCGCCGGCCTCGACTCCCTGGTGATGGACGTGAAAACCGGCACCGGGGCGTTCATGCCCACCCTGGAAAAATCCATCGCGCTGGCGCGGCGCATCGTCGAGGTGGGCAACGGCGCGGGCGTGGCCACCAGCGCGCTGGTGACCGATATGAACCAGCCCCTGGCCACCACCGCCGGCAATTCGCTCGAGACGATCGAGGCGGTGCGTTACCTCAAGGGCGAACACCGGGCCGCGCGCCTGCACGAGATCACCATGGCGCTGTGCGCCGAGATGCTGATCGCCGGTTCGCTGGCCCGCGATGAAGCCGAGGCGCGCGGCAAGCTGCAGCACGCGCTCGATTCGGGCCGCGCCGCCGAGGTTTTCGGGCGGATGGTCGCCGAAATGGGCGGGCCGGCCGATTTCATGGACGCGCCGGAACGTCATCTGGAGGCCGCGCCGATCATCCGCCCGGTCTATGCTGACAGGGCGGGTTTCGTGTCCTCGATGGACACCCGCGGTCTGGGCATGGCCGTGTGCGCGCTCGGCGGCGGACGACGCCAGTCGGGCGATACGCTCGACTACCGTGTCGGCCTCTCCCATTTTGTCGAACTGGGTCAGTCGCTGACCTTGGAGACGCCGCTGGCCATGGTGCACGCCGCCAGCGAAGAGAGCTGGCAGGAAGCCGCGCGCCGGGTACGCGCCTCGGTGGCGCTGGCCGACGAAGCGCCGACGGTCAATCCGCTGGTGCACCGCATTATCCGCCGGGACGCGATTTGA
- a CDS encoding phosphopentomutase, translated as MKRAIILILDSLGIGAADDAERFGDVGSNTLGHIAMRCAQGDADIGRQGPLTLPNLSRLGLAHATELSSGYFPEGMERVEPVAAWGYANELSSGKDTPSGHWEIAGVPVLFDWGYFTDREASFPAELLERIVHEAKLPGYLGNCHASGTEILDRLGEEHMASGKPIFYTSADSVFQIACHEETFGLERLYEVCRVARAALEPYNIGRVIARPFVGAGRGAFSRTGNRKDLAVEPPADTVLKKLADAGGEVVSIGKIADIYAHVGITRKVKATGLDALWDATLEETARAPDRSIVMTNFVDFDSSFGHRRDVAGYAGALEAFDKRLPEIMAQLREGDILILSADHGCDPTWPGSDHTREHIPVLCYGPGVKPGSIGPRKTFADIGQTVARHLGLPPMDYGTAFID; from the coding sequence ATGAAACGCGCCATCATCCTGATTCTCGATTCCCTCGGCATCGGCGCCGCGGATGACGCCGAACGCTTCGGCGACGTGGGAAGCAATACGCTCGGCCATATCGCGATGCGTTGCGCGCAAGGCGATGCCGATATCGGCCGCCAAGGGCCGCTGACGCTGCCCAACCTGTCGCGTCTTGGCCTGGCTCACGCGACGGAGCTGTCCAGCGGGTATTTCCCCGAAGGCATGGAGCGGGTGGAACCGGTTGCCGCCTGGGGGTACGCCAATGAGTTGTCCTCCGGCAAGGACACACCCTCCGGCCATTGGGAGATCGCCGGAGTGCCGGTGCTGTTCGACTGGGGGTATTTCACCGACCGGGAAGCGAGCTTCCCGGCGGAACTGCTCGAACGCATCGTTCACGAGGCGAAGCTGCCCGGCTATCTGGGCAATTGCCATGCCTCGGGCACCGAGATTCTCGACCGCCTGGGCGAAGAGCACATGGCCAGCGGCAAGCCGATTTTCTATACCTCGGCCGACTCGGTGTTCCAGATCGCCTGCCATGAGGAAACCTTCGGCCTTGAACGGCTTTACGAGGTATGCCGTGTCGCCCGGGCGGCGCTGGAGCCCTATAACATAGGCCGCGTGATCGCCCGTCCGTTCGTGGGCGCGGGGCGCGGCGCGTTCAGTCGCACCGGCAACCGCAAGGATCTGGCGGTGGAGCCGCCGGCCGATACGGTCCTGAAAAAGCTCGCCGACGCCGGAGGCGAGGTGGTGTCGATCGGCAAGATCGCCGATATCTACGCCCACGTCGGGATCACCCGCAAGGTCAAGGCCACCGGACTTGACGCGCTGTGGGATGCCACGCTGGAAGAAACCGCGCGCGCGCCGGACCGCAGCATCGTGATGACCAATTTCGTCGATTTCGATTCGAGTTTCGGCCACCGCCGGGACGTCGCCGGCTACGCGGGGGCGCTGGAGGCGTTCGACAAACGTCTGCCCGAGATCATGGCGCAGTTGCGCGAGGGCGATATCCTCATCCTCTCCGCCGATCATGGCTGCGATCCGACCTGGCCGGGTTCCGATCACACGCGCGAACACATTCCCGTGCTGTGCTACGGCCCCGGCGTCAAACCCGGTTCCATCGGTCCCCGGAAAACCTTCGCCGATATCGGCCAGACCGTGGCGCGCCATCTGGGGTTGCCTCCGATGGATTACGGCACCGCGTTCATCGATTGA
- the deoD gene encoding purine-nucleoside phosphorylase, producing MPTPHISAQPGDFADIVLMPGDPLRAQVIADTYLDDARLVTSVRNMFGYTGFYKGRRVSIMAHGMGIPSCSIYTTELIREYGVKTLIRIGSCGAVTSDLKLRDIVIAMGASTDSKVNRMRFMDHDWAAIADYDVLSATVDTARELNKAFRVGNVFSADLFYSAQPQMLDIMARMKVLAVEMELAGIYGAAAELGARAMGILTVSDIIPTGEQTTAEERQTSFHDMMQIALETTLKL from the coding sequence ATGCCCACTCCTCATATCAGCGCCCAACCGGGAGATTTTGCCGATATCGTTCTGATGCCGGGCGACCCCCTGCGTGCCCAGGTGATCGCCGACACCTATCTGGACGATGCGCGCCTGGTGACCTCCGTGCGCAATATGTTCGGTTACACCGGCTTTTACAAAGGGCGCCGCGTATCGATCATGGCTCATGGCATGGGCATTCCATCGTGCAGCATCTACACCACCGAGCTGATCCGCGAATACGGTGTCAAGACGCTGATCCGCATCGGCTCGTGCGGAGCGGTCACCTCCGATCTCAAATTGCGCGACATCGTCATCGCCATGGGCGCCTCGACCGACAGCAAGGTCAACCGCATGCGTTTTATGGACCATGACTGGGCCGCCATCGCCGACTATGACGTGCTCAGCGCGACGGTCGACACGGCGCGCGAACTGAACAAGGCGTTCCGCGTGGGCAATGTGTTCTCGGCGGACCTGTTCTATTCGGCCCAGCCGCAAATGCTGGACATCATGGCGCGCATGAAGGTGCTCGCCGTGGAAATGGAGCTGGCCGGCATCTATGGCGCCGCCGCCGAGCTTGGCGCCCGTGCCATGGGGATTCTTACCGTGTCGGACATCATCCCGACCGGCGAGCAGACCACGGCCGAAGAGCGCCAGACCAGCTTCCACGACATGATGCAGATCGCCCTGGAAACCACGCTCAAGCTGTGA